In Panthera leo isolate Ple1 chromosome E3, P.leo_Ple1_pat1.1, whole genome shotgun sequence, a genomic segment contains:
- the RNF40 gene encoding E3 ubiquitin-protein ligase BRE1B has product MKFRHIRHCLRRLRSGLKRPVTSGEVQDGARLILLQVTEVPPTPARRPSGDPAPLLVSAAMSGPGNKRAAGDGGSGPPEKKLSREEKTTTTLIEPIRLGGISSTEEMDLKVLQFKNKKLAERLEQRQACEDELRERIEKLEKRQATDDATLLIVNRYWAQLDETVEALLRHHESQGELSSGTEAPGTQEGLTRDETPVTEPGTSELREPLPVQPRPPLSEPALAFVVALGASSSEEVELQLQGRMEFSKAAVSRVVEASDRLQRRVEELCQRVYSRGDSEPPSEVARARTRELGRENRRLQDLATQLQEKHHRISLEYSELQDKVTSAETKVLEMETTVEDLQWDIEKLRKREQKLNKHLAEALEQLNSGYYVSGSSSGFQGGQITLSMQKFEMLNAELEENQELANSRMAELEKLQAELQGAVRTNERLKVALRSLPEEVVRETGEYRMLQAQFSLLYNESLQVKTQLDEARGLLLATKNSHLRHIEHMESDELGLQKKLRTEVIQLEDTLAQVRKEYEMLRIEFEQNLAANEQAGPINREMRHLISSLQNHNHQLKGDAQRYKRKLREVQAEIGKLRAQASGSTHSIPNLGHPEDSGLSAPTPGKEEGGPGPVSAPDSRKEVASVPGATTAASSAKKEELAPSEEDSQALTPGSQGPSSRSREPEARPKRELREREGPGLGPPSVASALSRADREKAKVEEAKRKESELLKGLRAELKKAQESQKEMKLLLDMYKSAPKEQRDKVQLMAAERKAKAEVDELRGRIRELEERDRRESKKIADEDALRRIRQAEEQIEHLQRKLGATKQEEEALLSEMDVTGQAFEDMQEQNGRLLQQLREKDDANFKLMSERIKANQIHKLLREEKDELGEQVLGLKSQVDAQLLTVQKLEEKERALQGSLGGVEKELTLRSQALELNKRKAVEAAQLAEDLKVQLEHVQTRLREIQPCLAESRAAREKESFNLKRAQEDISRLRRKLEKQRKVEVYADADEILQEEIKEYKARLTCPCCNTRKKDAVLTKCFHVFCFECVRGRYEARQRKCPKCNAAFGAHDFHRVYIS; this is encoded by the exons ATGAAGTTTCGCCACATCCGGCATTGCCTGCGGCGCTTGCGCTCTGGGCTGAAGAGGCCGGTGACGTCCGGTGAAGTCCAAGATGGCGCTAGGCTGATCCTGCTGCAG GTGACAGAAGTGCCACCTACGCCTGCCCGACGTCCCTCGGGAGACCCTGCGCCGCTCCTCGTCTCCGCGGCCATGTCTGGACCCGGCAACAAACGCGCCGCCGGCGACGGGGGCTCAGGGCCCCCAGAGAAGAAGCTGAGCCGTGAAGAGAAGACCACAACCACGCTCATAGAGCCCATTCGTCTTGGGGGCATCTCTTCCACG GAGGAGATGGACCTGAAGGTTCTGCAGTTCAAGAACAAGAAACTAGCAGAGCGGTTGGAACAGCGACAGGCTTGTGAAGATGAACTCCGAGAACGAATTGAGAAGCTGGAGAAGCGGCAGGCCACAGATGATGCCACACTTCTCATTGTCAATCGCTACTGGGCCCAG CTGGATGAAACCGTGGAAGCCCTTCTCCGACACCATGAGAGCCAGGGGGAGCTGTCTTCAGGGACAGAGGCCCCTGGGACCCAGGAGGGACTGACACGTGATGAGACCCCTGTCACAGAGCCAGGGACATCGGAGCTGAGGG AGCCTCTGCCGGTGCAGCCGCGGCCCCCTCTCAGCGAGCCAGCCTTGGCTTTTGTGGTAGCACTGGGCGCTAGCAGCAGTGAGGAGGTGGAGCTCCAGCTGCAGGGCCGGATGGAGTTCTCCAAGGCAGCTGTGTCCCGGGTCGTAGAGGCCTCAGACCGCCTACAACGCCGGGTGGAGGAACTCTGTCAGCGAGTATATAGCCGAG GGGACAGCGAGCCCCCCAGTGAGGTGGCTCGGGCGCGCACCCGGGAGCTGGGTCGTGAGAACCGGCGACTGCAGGACTTGGCCACCCAGCTACAGGAGAAGCACCACCGCATCTCATTGGAG TATTCTGAGCTCCAGGATAAAGTGACATCAGCAGAGACCAAGGTGCTAGAGATGGAGACGACGGTGGAGGACCTGCAGTGGGACATCGAGAAGCTGCGCAAGCGTGAGCAGAAGCTCAATAAGCATCTGGCGGAGGCCTTGGAGCAG CTCAACTCTGGCTACTATGTGTCTGGGAGCTCCTCGGGTTTCCAGGGGGGCCAGATCACACTCAGCATGCAGAAG TTTGAGATGCTGAATGCAGAGTTGGAAGAAAACCAGGAATTGGCCAACAGCCGGATGGCAGAGCTGGAGAAGCTACAGGCCGAGCTTCAGGGGGCTGTGCGGACCAATGAGCGCCTCAAG GTAGCCCTGCGGAGCCTTCCTGAGGAGGTGGTGCGGGAAACGGGGGAGTACCGGATGTTGCAGGCCCAGTTCTCACTGCTCTATAATGAGTCTCTGCAAGTGAAGACCCAGCTTGATGAGGCCCGGGGGCTGCTGCTGGCTACCAAGAATTCCCACCTGAGACACATTGAGCACATGGAG AGCGATGAGCTGGGGCTACAGAAGAAGCTGCGCACAGAGGTTATCCAGCTGGAGGACACGCTGGCCCAGGTACGCAAGGAGTACGAGATGCTGCGCATCGAGTTTGAACAGAACCTGGCGGCCAACGAGCAGGCGG GGCCCATCAACCGTGAGATGCGCCACCTGATCAGCAGCCTCCAAAACCACAACCACCAGCTAAAGGGGGATGCCCAGCGATACAAGCGGAAGCTGCGGGAAGTGCAGGCTGAGATTGGCAAG CTCCGGGCCCAGGCCAGTGGCTCAACCCACTCCATTCCGAACCTGGGCCACCCAGAGGACTCTGGCCTCAGTGCCCCAACCCCAGGGAAAGAAGAGGGTGGGCCAGGCCCTGTCAGTGCCCCTGACAGCAGAAAGGAGGTGGCTTCAGTGCCTGGTGCCACCACTGCTGCCTCCTCAGCAAAGAAAGAGGAGCTGGCCCCCTCTGAGGAAGATTCCCAGGCCTTAACTCCTGGGTCCCAGGGCCCCTCCTCCCGGAGCCGAGAACCTGAGGCCAGGCCCAAGCGGGAGCTTCGGGAGCGGGAAGGGCCTGGCCTGGGACCCCCATCTGTAGCCTCAGCTCTCTCAAGAGCCGATCGGGAGAAGGCCAAGGTGGAGGAGGCCAAGAGGAAGGAGTCAGAACTCCTTAAAGGTCTCCGAGCAGAGCTCAA GAAGGCCCAGGAAAGCCAGAAGGAGATGAAGCTGCTGCTGGACATGTACAAGTCAGCACCCAAGGAACAGCGGGATAAGGTGCAGCTCATGGCAGCCGAACGCAAGGCCAAGGCTGAG GTCGATGAACTGCGAGGCCGCATTCGGGAATTGGAGGAGAGGGACcgaagagagagcaagaaaattGCTGATGAGGATGCCCTGCGGCGCATTCGGCAAGCCGAGGAACAGATCGAACACCTGCAGCGCAAGTTGGGTGCTACCAAGCAG GAAGAAGAGGCTTTGCTGTCGGAGATGGATGTGACGGGTCAGGCTTTTGAGGACATGCAGGAACAAAATGGGAGGCTGCTACAGCAGTTACGGGAGAAGGATGATGCCAACTTTAAGTTGATGTCAGAACGGATCAAGGCCAACCAGATTCACAAGCTACTGCGGGAGGAGAAGGATGAGCTGGGCGAGCAAGTTCTTGGCCTCAAGTCCCAG GTGGATGCCCAGCTGCTGACTGTgcagaagctggaggaaaaagAGCGGGCCTTGCAGGGCAGCCTCGGGGGTGTAGAGAAGGAGCTGACGCTGCGCAGCCAGGCTCTGGAGCTCAACAAAAGGAAG GCTGTGGAAGCAGCCCAGCTGGCCGAGGACCTAAAGGTGCAGCTGGAGCACGTACAGACGCGGCTGCGAGAGATCCAGCCTTGCCTGGCAGAGAGCCGGGCCGCTCGCGAGAAAGAGAGCTTCAACCTCAAGAGGGCTCAG gAGGACATCTCCCGACTGCGGCGCAAGttggagaagcagaggaaggtGGAGGTTTACGCAGATGCCGATGAAATTCTCCAGGAGGAGATCAAGGAGTACAAG GCGCGGTTGACCTGCCCCTGCTGTAACACCCGCAAGAAGGATGCAGTCCTTACCAAGTGCTTCCACGTTTTCTGCTTCGAGTGCGTGCGGGGCCGCTATGAGGCCCGCCAGAGGAAGTGCCCCAAGTGCAACGCAGCCTTTGGTGCCCACGACTTCCACCGTGTCTACATCAGCTGA